The Acipenser ruthenus chromosome 11, fAciRut3.2 maternal haplotype, whole genome shotgun sequence region catGTTTTGTTAACTTTTTTATTACCTCCTCGAAACttacttttaaaacatttgtgcTCAGCATGGCTCATAAACATGCTTCGACTTCATccccacaagggctttttgcatcatcaatgtgagactaaaggtATGAGAGTGAGATTCACAGAAGCTTGCACTGGTGTTGAAGGTCTGTTTTGCCTTTAGTCTCCCATTGATGATGCAAACAGCTCTTGTAGGGACTAACTTCATGCATGTATTAATGGCCTTTATAACAAATATTGCTATGAATCTTGCTGTTTCAAGAATGTAAtgaaaatgaacacattcgtgCAGCCTGTTTATTTCTACCTTTGAGTCTATTCTTTCAGTctaaaatgttttcattaaaataGGGTTTTCATGGCAAGTCTTGATTAAttacataatacatttttaagtAACACTATTCAGACACAAGCATGAGTTTCAAAACTGCTTATGAATATTGTTTTAGGTCAATTTCTTTTTCAAACAATATGTTAAATCATTATTTTCCATATACCCTGTAGCACCACAATACCTTTGCAACTCctgtacaatgggagtcttagCAGCTCTGTGGTCTTGTGCTACAGAATACCAGGCCGTGTTTAGAAGAAATGCCATTACTTTGAATTGCTGTGTTTCTGCAGCCTGTATCACAGTGCTATATTTTCACTTCTCTTTTTTCACCGTTTTAGATTTTCTGGAAACTATGACAACACTGAAAGTACTACTTAGCAACATCGGAATATTCACATTCAAATTAAGTTCACATTCTACTAAAGAAAAATAgtataaatattttcaaatacagtatatgctgtaattaaattcaaataaagtattattttatACACTACAAAAATGTACTAGAAGAAGTGCAATAATTTCACTTCATGAGTTGCTGACATGTTTCTGGCTGCAGAACAATGCATGTTTAAGGCATCTAAAGGTAGGCCAAAAGGACTGCAACTGAAATACTTCAGTCTACAATAAAAGGTGCAGGCTGTAAAATCTATTTTCCAGCCTCATTTGTTTTAGTACTATTGTGACTGTTCACCTAAACATTTAATGTGTTAAACCactcataccccccccccccccccccccaacacacacacacacacacacacatattggtAATACACTTTGTAGATAGGTATGTCATAGAGCGACACAAGTTTATTTCTGGAATTCTACCCACCAATAACTGCATTTCATTATTTCAACACTGGCATATACTGTATGTCCcccttttgatttgtattttttcagtACAATACACTGGAAATGTtcagttatttttctttaattagtTATAAGTTACTTAAGTTTTGATTTGATCAAACTATTACCTGCCTTCAAAAAACACAACTGGatatttttagagcattttacagtgtCGGGGAATCAGACTAGATTGCATTGCCACTTATTTTTAGGATTAATCCCGTGATAATCACGGATCGGTagctgatgcaatccagggtgatttcccagtgctgtaaaatgctctgaaaCAAAACTGCTGTGACTTGTCCCGGCAGGATGACATTAGCAATGAGGTAGTACTTTACCCAAAACTGTTCTGccacaaatacatttaataccCCACCCTAAATAACACATTCCTTCCAGAAGTTTGAGCCATTCCACAATGGAATATTTTAGTTTGAACTCAAATCAAGTTTATGCAAGCTCCGGTATATGTTTGAATTTGACTCAAACGGATTAGCAATGGGGCACTCATTTCCAACACAGCCACAGTCACTCCTGCATTGACAGACGTTTAAGCTGTCGTCTCTCCAACAGAACCAGACATTGGCTCAGGATCCGACCCGTTCGGTACCCCACCTCCAGGTTACAACCGCGAGAAGAGAGCCGGGATGTCAGCCTACCGGATCCTCTCGCACCGGCTCGCACGGGGGGGCACCGAGGACGAAAACTGATTCCTGGGACCCAGAGAGAGAAAGACCAGCCCTACTGTGTACATGAGCAACCTCAGCCAGCGACCCCAACCCTGTCACAGGACACTCCCACCTCCAGAGGACATTAGCAGGGAGACCAGCTCGCTTCTCACCTCTCCAGTGGGCTGCTAACAGGACATCCTGGGGAAACTTAGCGTTCAAATTACATTTAGCAATTGAATCCAGTTGAACCGATGGGGAGGCACAAGGAACCCTGCAACTCCCTTACCCCACCCTTATTGGGATTGATTTTGAGCAGCATTCCCCTCCACCCACATTCACAAGCCCTTAAGTGCTCTGCATCTACAAATATAGACAGGTATCACATTTCCGGGGCACCCACCACTATTTCACCAGTTAAATCATGCACCTGGAATTTGAGCTATACCCACTGAAATGCATCTTGGGTCCCATAACCAAAAATGAAATACCACGTATGATTAATAGGAATGCCAAtattcactctctcactctcatgGTAATTAGTCCCCACTTGGCTTCACTGCCCTCCCCAGTACATTGCAGTATGAGAGAAAGCAGTTCTTCTGCATTGGGTCTCGCCACTTTTAGGAAAACCTCATGTAGTTCTAGTAAACCGGGGAAAGTCCTACAGGAGTTAcagccaaggctttaaaatcaattttcttcaTTCTTTTTAGCGTCAGCAGCCTTGTCCCctaatcttttggttctttgctttttttttcaggatatACCAGAAACACTGTCCAAtatatacttttgttttacagtaccTTGATGTGCAGTGGGTCACACTGTGTGATCTGAGCTAGACCAGGGCTCTCAAGCTAGGAGTCGCAGAAAGGTTTCATGCAGACCAACCCTATATATCTGCTCAGTCAACTGCAGTGAATATTGAGCACAGAGAAGTGTATTGAAAGTCCATTAGATTACAGGTGTGTTTGTATGATATTGTAATCTGGGAAAATTGGTGCGAAACACAGGAAATGATTAGGTTCAAAGAAGCTGCTTTAAATTCTTTAACTGTATGTGATTTATCTGAAGAGAACCAACAGATCTTCAATATAAGGGGGATCAGTGATAAAGCTAGAGATACAAAAATGAACATTGGTTAGTACTTCCTGAAGTCCAGTAGAGGGCGTTCCACCCAGCAGCATTCAAAGACAGGGATAGCAAACATTTTGTAATGTTAATGgattgtgtaatttgtaattttacaaaggttctaaaatatgcttgattttttttcttttaaataaatattgtctcgtgtactatttaaaaaaataacagcaaatcATTTTTTTGGAAATGTTAACCATTTTGTAGTATTTTTCTTCCttatcttttcttttcattttacttGTACACTGTGTAATCAgtatttagtttttcctgaaaATCATTTGCAAGAGTGTTTGTAACGATGTACTGTAAGTCTTTCAGATGTTTTTAAATTCTAACCTGTGTCGTGATTTACAAGAGAGAAACtaattaaataactttttttatacGACCAAAGACCTCTTTAGTTTTCAGAAGTTGTTTTGATTGCACTAGAAGATGGAAAGTTACGTTTGAGTATTTTGGGATTCTTCTGTACTGAACCAAAGATTTAGGGTATTGCCAGTTTTCAGTGCAATTCAAATGATGTTTCTGAACAGCTCTAATcacataatataaaaaacaatattttaatatcGCTGGATACTGCAATTTAGCCATTTTCACATTACATCTTTACATCGAGGTCTCACATGTTTATATGGTTGGTTCCTTTATTCTAATTTGGCTGTTTTTCTACATGTCAAATGTTTTGGACACAGTGTATGTATCATAAACTTTTTCATAGTTTTCCATTTTGTCCAATTTATTGACTGTACTGTAAAGTTTTGCTTGTCTGTAAAATGCAGTAAGCCACTAGTTTTGAGGGGAAATATGTTACCAATTACCTccattcatgtttttaaatgcaatagACATGTACATAACCCAGGATAGGTCAGCCAAAGTGTCTACTGAATAAGCCAGTACCATCTATTAAATGGGTTAAGGCTcgttttgttggcttttttttgtattactggcaatacacagctttGCACTGATATTATTTGTTGGGAACATCTATAAATTGATGTAAATGTCTGGTGtggttttacttttttgtttgttcactGTTAAAAACTAGATAACATGTTAACAAagttgtttaataatatttttaaaaacaacaatggtTTATTAATTGGTTACTATAGATTAACATTAACAAATTAACATTTAATGATAAATCAAagttaataaaccaaaaaagTGCCAGATATTTGAACTTTTCCAGCAGAAAAAAGTATATTACAGTAAAATAGTGAGGCAGTCCAGTTCCTGGATTTCCAAGTGACTAATTTTGTCCAGACATTTTTTGTATATCAAACTACAGTTTTTCACATCCTTCCCAGtcctgtagttcagcagtgtggcAGCTCAAGCAGGCCTCTGGGATGGAACAGCCTTTCCTCTGGTTGTCACAACAGCTTCCTCTCCAACCCGATTGTCGATCAGAATGGAAATAGCGCCCTCTAGCTTCCCGGAGGCTGCCAGCGCCACCACTGCTTTCTCTGTGGGGAACCCCATTCGCTCCAGTTGCTGAAGGCTGTAAAACACAAAAGGGACCACTAATTACCAGGAAAGCTGGTTCATCTAACTCGCAAGTTACCTAATCctacattttgattaattaaatcaaatttacAGTTAATGGTTTGTTAGtttattcacatttttcacaCTCTTCAAAAAACAGTCCTTACAATTTTATGACGAGGGCCCAGTGTGTGTAAAGGCAAATGCAGTGCAGTAATTGTAATACTAATCAGTATCTGCATTGCATGGGTGTGTTCCTTACTTCGTAGATCAACATATTCGCTGTGGTTTCTCGTGTTGTAAAAgcaaattattgttttacagtgagTTCTTTATTCTGAAAGCGATAAGTGAATTAGTTGACTGAATACCATAGTCAGACCGGGAGTAAAAAGGTGTGTAAAAACTATATTATCCACTGACTggccaaaaaaaatgtaaagccctGCTACTGAAAATGCTTTGTTAAGCACGTCTCTTGCTGGTTACAGTCTGCTACACGTGTCTGCAGGTTATTGATCCAGGCTTGTTCTTTCCTTTGGGAAGACATCGCCATTCCAGGAACACCTGAGAGACATTGTGTACTAACGGATTTTCTTACTTTATTACATTCTGTGTGATTCCCCACCCCCCCAGACTCACCGCAAGGAGGACACTGAAGACTTGGGGACCTCCAGTTTGTCAGGGCTCTCCTCTGGGCTCTCCTGAAGAGACGCAAGTATCCCCGCCCTCAGGAGCTCCTCCTCCAATAGGAGACTCTCGGAGGCAGCCAGTGCCCCCTCTGCCGTCCACTCAAAGGCCGCCGATTGCCAGGGGGCTGGAGGTGTGTGGTAGATTGGCCAGTGGGGTCTGTTAAAGGGGGCGGGCGCTGGGGGAGGCGAGGCCGAGGAAGGTTCTGGAGTCAACTGGGGTCTACAAAACAAGAACGAACAGTGTTCTGTAgtgttctgtatatatatatatatatatatatatatatatatatatatatatatatatatatactgtatatactgtatatataaaccagAACCCCTTTAATAGTTTAGTAgacacttgcaaaaaaaaaaaaaaaaaccttctggaGCAAAGACCCTAAAACCTGGCCTGGATTGCGGAATAGTTGGCAGATGCTTCCATATCTCCCATGGAGGGAATCAATGAAGGATGGTCACCTTTAAGAATGGTTCCATCGAACCAGTGCTGTCCATGGTGGTCCTAACTTGACTGAGTAACTAGGGAAGGGATGTCCCTCATATCACCATTTAGGCTGGTAGTGAACTGGCTAAAGTCACATAACGCCCCATAGCATCCTTCAATACGTTTCCTATTTCCTGTAGCCTCTCTGCTCACACCTTCTGTCAGTGCTGGTCAAAGGCAGCTGGTCTCTCGTCCCTGATGGGATGAAGAAATTGTGTGGGAGGGGCCTAAAGACTGCCAGCCCCTCCCCCTTCTCCAGCCAGCCTAGAAATGAAGAGCTGTCTGAGAGCAGGCATTAAGGGAAAACAGCAAACACTGACAGTCATTCTGCTGTTGTAAGCTTGGTGTTGTATAAAGAGACACTGTGAGGTGATGATAGAACAATTTTAGAGGTCAGGAGTCCTGGAAAAGATAATGAAAATCTGTTTCACATTTCATCTGAATTGCATGAGTTCATAGGGTGCTTCCATTAGGATTCTGAGGTTTATGTTAAAAGTGAACCAAGACATATGGCAACATTAGCCCTAGTCTCATATTTCTCCGTGCAGATGTTTTTAATTCTGCACTACAGATTAAAAGTTGCTGTTGCagcctggtacctaatcactggTTGTATTAAAAACAGCAGAGGAAGAAAATAGGTATGGGAATCTACATAATCTACCTGAAAACAACAAGCAATGAACCAACCATACCAAAGCAACCTACAGTTGTCTCTTTGAGAAAACACTATTATTACTGTTATCACAATAATGGTTGCCCTAAAAATGTGCCCAAGAGACCACAATGACAGGAGAACAGGGAAAATTACTTCTAATAACTACTAAACCCATATCTTCATAATTGCAATAATACCCTACACATTGGGTATTACTAGAGAGTACAGATCGGGTATTATTGCTTGATTAAACCCCAAGTCTATTAGATAACGGTAGCCTGAAAAGGATACAGCTAGTTCCAACACAGACCCCACACAGGTGCAGGAGAGCAGGGGAGTCAGGCAGCAGCAGTGATGTCAGGCCCAGCACTAACCATGGCAAGGCTGGCACAGGTACCCGGTGCAGGATCTTCTTCTGTCTGGCGTGGCGGCAATGAGCTGACAGCATGGCAAAGTGTGCCACAGAGTACCCACAGACTGGGCCAGGGCTTCCCACCCCCAGATACACCAGGAGAGCATAGATCAGGGCTGGGGCTGTGgcggagaggagcgagagagtCAGAAAGCGGACTGTGCCCCAGCGACGTTCCTGACACTGTCCCAGCACTATCAGCAGGGCTGCGCTGCAGAGCAAGGAGGGTGCTCCTTTGTGGCAGAACGAGTAGGTCAGCAGGAGCCAGACTGTGGTAAAGAAGGAGAGACCagaataatacattttcataacCAGCAAGTCAAGCGCTGCAAAGCTTTCACCATTTTCTTAAATCTGTAAAACTCACCTTGCATATGCGGGGGTAAAACCAGCTCTGGATTAAGACAGAGGTCTGCGTCAATAAACCACACAAACAAAGCAACTGCAAGCAAGCAGGCTGATCCAAGCGGGAACCCCGATTCACTCTGCTTGGTTCCAAAGAGTGGCCAAAACCAGTTTGGAGGGCCCCTATTAAACATGGCTCTTGGTCTGCCAGAACAAAATGCTTTACCTTAAAActgcatttaaatacaatacaaaaagggCACCTATAGTTTACTGGTGCCGGTGCTTATTTACCCAAAAACGTATAGCAAATACACTTGCAATTTTTACCCCGTGTATATAATGTAATTGTTGCGCATTGTTTTGTACGAAAAATACATAATACTTTTCTAATTGACTACAAACGTGACTTTATTGCGTTTtcctttctcttttgcttttgtggcCACATAGTCATCCCCATCCTCTCGGTTACAAacatattacagtactgtactgtataatttaCGTGCAACACGAATTTATTTCCCCTGTCACACACGCTCATGAAACCCTCCAGTGAAAGAAGTGTCAGAAAGGCTACTACAACTACCAAACGCCGAGACGTCACAGTCAGTAGCCTCGTTTAGAGACCATGACAAAAGTATACTAATTAACGGTAGGCGTAACAGTGGCCGCCTTCTGCACAACCAGAgaagtattttgtttaatatGGATTCAATGAGTAcacagtgattttttttgttcaaaattaaataatttcactttttttaagtCACGTTTCTCATAAAAAGTacagtggttgttttttttttttttctagtaaatGTAGTTGTGACAGAAACCTTATGCCCTTGGAAAGGGattatttcattttcaaactACAAATAATGAATTCACTCCAAGGCAATTTAATACAGAGAAAACAACCACTAGATTTAAAAAGAACTTacgatattttaaaatggaaatattttttgtgtcgtctttaaaaaaaacaccgtTTATGGCCCGCCTCCCCTATAGCCAGAATTGGAAGATCCTAAAAAACCACCATTATTTGCGCATGCGCTTCTCAATAGAGCTCTGAGGACACAAGATGGCGTCAACAGCGGGTGAGGGCGGCAGGGAAGCCGTTTCGTTTAATTTATTCTTTATGCGTTCatgaaaactgtgacattttggttgcctgtgtattttttttttttactaatcatTTACCTCTGTTAGAAATAAAATGGCCGAGGAAGCTGAGTTTCTTTAACTAACAAACAGCGAGGTTACGCTGTTTGAGTGGGGGAGGGGTTTACAAACTGTATATTTGTTTTCGGTTAGcacgtttattttaaacaatgcgtagttttttaaattattattattattgaataccTGGGTTTACGTTTTTACCGTTTGTTAGCTTTAATATTCTGCAAATACCACATTACATTGACATGCATAgctatcctctttttttttttttttttgcagagatgTGTTGTGGTCCATGTTGATGGTTGTGTGGCATTGCATTGGCGTGATTTCGTGCGACCGCAGACCAGACCAGTCTTGACAATCTGATTTAGTGAAACCTTCATGCCTGGGGTGTTCTGCTTGTTATTTTAGACCGAACAGATAagcagattaaaaataaaaacacacccaaGAATATTCTGACTGTACGTAGGATAGGCTGCACGTGTTCATCAGGTCTTTGACTGTCACAAAATTAAACCCAACAATGTCTTAATTGCATTATGTTGTTGGACCCTAAAATATCAATAGCATGCCATCAGCATTACGAAGGAACGTGTTTATTTAATGACCACTAGACCATTCGCAGCAAAATAGTTTATCCAGTTCCAGGTTTAACAAGAGGTGTTTGaaactgctatttaaaaaaaaaaaaaagtgcaagaaTTCAATAGACTCCATCTACAAAGTAGATGGTCAGTGGTTGTTCCCTGATAGCCAACACGAGGGGCCATTGAAGCCCTGTGCATTATTAAACGCGTTGATTAGTGCAACGTTCGTGGATCATTCATTGGTCCCACTTATACATGCCTCGCACTCAACAGGTGCATGTGCGCTTAAGGGCGTTTACGTTCAAATACAACAcgttatttataaatgtgctgtgtactttattattatgtttcattATATCCAAGTGTTGTCTGTTTGGCAAGtgtaatctgttttattttgaatttggaTGAAATCTAGAAATTATATTTATGGAGTTGGGTCCTATCAGACctggttttgtgttctgttttttttctcttcccccccccccccccaaaaaaaaaaaaaaaaaaaaaaaaaaatcttttgccCACAATTCCAATTGGGCTTTCAACACCCACTCAAGTTTCATGACTAGTTTGTCTTCATTGTGAGATCATTTCCATGTAGTGGGGTTCTTTGTCTTTAGAAGGGTCTGGAATGCATGCTTGAACATAGAAATGTAAATTAACAAAATTATTTAGGCAAATTAAATGTGTGAAGAGAATATAGCAATTTGTTTACCATCCACTGTGCACGAACAGTGACCACAGTATAGTCTTCTCAAAATTAATTTACCCTCCACCCAGTGCTTGTCTTGGCGCTACCTTGTTGAGATTTGAACGTGATAggtgctaattattattattattattattattattattattattattattattattattattattattattttaagaatgtacatttgaataaaatattggcACTTCTAGTGAGTAAAGTAATTATGGAAGCTGTTTTCTGAATACATATGTACTTTTCCACAGAAGGTGGTTTTTATTAATTACGTTTTTTGGAGGTTTGACATATGTTCCACAAGTCATTAGGTAGGTTTAGCTAAGTTTACTTATTGAGGAGTGGAAAAAGACAATACTTTTACTGCTCTAGGTAAAGAGACAGAGAAGAAAAGTGGTGATAAAGCAGCAGGTCTACACTTTCCACTTGCAACAGGTTAGTAAACCTTATTACAGGGCAGGTAGAGGGCATTGACATTGTTTTAAATGCAGTAATACAGTACTAATTACTGTACTCAAGGAAATTGAAAGGCGTTTGTCTGCTGTTTGTAGTTTAACTTAATTTtactattaaaaacatttttcaatagTGTAGTGTCCTCTGCAATATTTAGGTTTATCATATTGATAATagcaatatatattatttatgtcAGTACTGTATAGGGGGCATCTGCTACCACatatttttagttttacttttgaGGTATAAAAGAGCTTGGAAATATACCTTACTAATGCATACTTTTATATTGAGCTGACTTTTTAGCTCCTGtatatctttaaataaataaataaataataataataataattccaaactGGTTTTCAGAATTCACTGTAGGGTATCACTGTTACCGTTGTCTACCTTGATAGCAAAGCTATTCTAGACCACAGAACAGTTATTTTGTAGCCTGGGGGACCAAGAGTCAAACAATGTGTGTGTTAGGCTGGGTTTAAAACATGTGGAGAGGGATTCCTTTTTGGACTTCCGAGATGTGAAGTGCAGCAGCCGTGTAGCAATGGCTTTAGACATTGTTGTTGGTAACAAGGAATGTTTCTATAGTTtgtaaatccattttaaaagttGAAAGTGGTggcatgttttatatttttt contains the following coding sequences:
- the LOC117426893 gene encoding rhomboid domain-containing protein 3-like isoform X2, whose amino-acid sequence is MFNRGPPNWFWPLFGTKQSESGFPLGSACLLAVALFVWFIDADLCLNPELVLPPHMQAPALIYALLVYLGVGSPGPVCGYSVAHFAMLSAHCRHARQKKILHRVPVPALPWLVLGLTSLLLPDSPALLHLCGVCVGTSYSSSFLGWLEKGEGLAVFRPLPHNFFIPSGTRDQLPLTSTDRRPQLTPEPSSASPPPAPAPFNRPHWPIYHTPPAPWQSAAFEWTAEGALAASESLLLEEELLRAGILASLQESPEESPDKLEVPKSSVSSLRLQQLERMGFPTEKAVVALAASGKLEGAISILIDNRVGEEAVVTTRGKAVPSQRPA
- the LOC117426893 gene encoding rhomboid domain-containing protein 3-like isoform X1; translated protein: MFNRGPPNWFWPLFGTKQSESGFPLGSACLLAVALFVWFIDADLCLNPELVLPPHMQVWLLLTYSFCHKGAPSLLCSAALLIVLGQCQERRWGTVRFLTLSLLSATAPALIYALLVYLGVGSPGPVCGYSVAHFAMLSAHCRHARQKKILHRVPVPALPWLVLGLTSLLLPDSPALLHLCGVCVGTSYSSSFLGWLEKGEGLAVFRPLPHNFFIPSGTRDQLPLTSTDRRPQLTPEPSSASPPPAPAPFNRPHWPIYHTPPAPWQSAAFEWTAEGALAASESLLLEEELLRAGILASLQESPEESPDKLEVPKSSVSSLRLQQLERMGFPTEKAVVALAASGKLEGAISILIDNRVGEEAVVTTRGKAVPSQRPA